A single region of the Gossypium arboreum isolate Shixiya-1 chromosome 12, ASM2569848v2, whole genome shotgun sequence genome encodes:
- the LOC108477523 gene encoding cation/H(+) antiporter 15-like gives MMEDGMIDVGDRPNIGVLGKYNIVDGLENKFNVCFVENRTHAATDWQAANPLMRCLPNFMLQLTFIIMFTRVFMIILKPIRQPRFVSEVLAGVVLGPSLLTREAWIATYVHPFEGALLLETMGSLGVTFYMFLVGLEMDLTPIRKMGKTASCVAIAGIILPGCVGMILYQLVRNERPDAPKEGGFFWAIALTVTSFSDLARILSKLKLMSTDLGKMAMTSAVLTDFVSWILLVATVAIVNGHGNFLRIIPTLIFMVICWFVIRPIIFWMIKRINAGREESSMEVQYNEKHVGFILTGVLFCGLVTELCGVHPMFGAFMFGLMIPSSEVGIKIMDKIEDFVVGILLPPVFLVAGLRTNVAFIAAGFRYSLVATVMVVASLIKILSTLLVCLYSKCSFRDSLALGVLMNTKGVIAIIVLHEGRNVKGFDQQTYTWMVIAMLIMTGLVGPVVSFTHKSARHLKHYHRMNLERSKPDTELRVLACLHSSRNLAGLINLLHLSNATRKSPIVVFAVYLVELTGRASAMLIFHDKSNMNDIAGCGNSSRERLEAEHIVHAFESLQNDNRAIAVYPLTAVSPFSTMHEDVRNFAIDKNVAVILLPYHKKPNGIGGWVDESLEHKKVSQHLLANAPCSIAILVDRGLTRHLPLDFEHDSLREIRVAMLFFEGADDREALAYARRMAGNPGVALTVVRFVPGKDMLETVVDNAEAEAEAEANINDDPEAFSAMFEKDKKKMLDDDYINEFRFRTMHDQSIAYMEKPVNSGDELVSTIKSAYNDFDLYIVGRGYDTKSPLTSGLCDWNEFPEIGLIGDTLISVDSLTSASVLVMQQSAPKATPRPPLVSKNNISCVSKKTVSTNAPRSSNQPFVNHQITHDYL, from the exons ATGATGGAAGATGGTATGATTGACGTAGGTGATAGGCCGAATATCGGCGTATTAGGAAAATACAACATAGTGGATggcttagaaaataaattcaatgtaTGTTTTGTTGAAAACCGGACCCATGCCGCTACGGATTGGCAAGCTGCGAATCCCTTGATGAGATGTCTCCCGAATTTTATGCTACAACTGACCTTCATTATAATGTTCACTCGGGTTTTCATGATCATCCTCAAACCTATTCGTCAACCTCGCTTTGTTTCTGAGGTTctt GCAGGCGTTGTGCTAGGCCCAAGTCTTCTGACTAGAGAGGCATGGATAGCGACTTACGTTCACCCTTTTGAGGGGGCATTGTTGCTAGAGACAATGGGGAGCCTTGGCGTCACATTCTATATGTTCCTAGTGGGTCTGGAGATGGACCTAACCCCAATCAGGAAAATGGGAAAAACAGCAAGCTGCGTGGCCATTGCCGGAATTATTTTGCCCGGATGTGTAGGAATGATATTATACCAGCTAGTTCGGAATGAACGACCAGATGCACCTAAGGAGGGTGGTTTCTTTTGGGCAATTGCCCTTACCGTCACAAGCTTTTCGGACTTGGCTAGGATACTTTCAAAGCTCAAGCTCATGTCCACGGATCTTGGAAAGATGGCCATGACTTCAGCTGTTCTCACTGACTTTGTTTCTTGGATCCTTCTCGTGGCAACAGTAGCCATAGTTAATGGGCATGGCAACTTTCTGAGGATAATCCCAACTTTGATTTTCATGGTGATATGTTGGTTTGTGATTCGGCCTATTATCTTTTGGATGATTAAACGGATTAACGCAGGACGAGAGGAATCGTCAATGGAAGTTCAATACAACGAGAAACACGTAGGTTTCATTCTAACAGGGGTGCTCTTTTGTGGGCTTGTCACAGAGTTATGTGGCGTACATCCCATGTTCGGAGCCTTCATGTTTGGACTGATGATACCCAGTTCAGAGGTTGGGATTAAGATCATGGATAAAATCGAAGACTTCGTGGTGGGGATTTTGCTACCCCCTGTGTTCTTGGTTGCTGGCCTACGAACCAACGTTGCATTTATAGCTGCTGGATTTCGTTATTCTCTGGTAGCTACTGTCATGGTTGTGGCTTCCTTGATAAAAATTCTCAGCACTCTTCTTGTTTGCCTCTACTCAAAATGCTCGTTTCGAGATAGTTTAGCCTTGGGGGTCCTGATGAACACCAAAGGCGTTATTGCCATCATTGTTCTTCACGAGGGTCGGAACGTAAAG GGCTTTGACCAACAAACATATACTTGGATGGTGATTGCCATGTTAATCATGACGGGTTTGGTTGGTCCAGTAGTGAGTTTCACTCACAAGTCCGCAAGGCATTTGAAGCACTACCATCGGATGAATTTAGAAAGGAGTAAACCAGACACGGAGCTTCGAGTGTTAGCATGCCTCCATTCCAGCAGAAACCTTGCTGGCCTAATCAATCTCCTGCATCTTTCAAATGCCACAAGAAAATCCCCAATTGTGGTTTTCGCTGTCTACTTGGTTGAGCTCACAGGACGTGCTTCAGCCATGCTAATTTTCCATGATAAGAGTAACATGAATGATATAGCTGGTTGTGGTAACTCCAGTCGAGAAAGACTCGAGGCGGAGCATATTGTTCATGCCTTTGAATCCCTCCAAAACGACAACCGTGCTATCGCTGTCTATCCACTCACAGCAGTGTCGCCTTTCTCCACTATGCATGAAGATGTTAGAAACTTCGCCATAGATAAGAACGTGGCTGTCATCTTACTCCCATATCACAAGAAACCCAATGGCATTGGGGGATGGGTGGATGAAAGCCTCGAGCACAAAAAAGTGAGTCAACATTTGCTTGCAAATGCACCTTGTTCTATTGCCATACTTGTGGATCGGGGCCTAACTCGACATCTTCCTCTGGATTTTGAACATGATAGTTTACGTGAAATTCGAGTGGCTATGCTTTTTTTTGAAGGAGCTGATGACCGAGAGGCATTGGCTTATGCACGGAGAATGGCAGGGAATCCCGGGGTGGCACTAACTGTGGTGAGATTTGTCCCCGGAAAAGACATGTTGGAAACTGTAGTAGATAATGCTGAGGCTGAGGCTGAGGCTGAGGCTAATATTAATGATGATCCGGAGGCATTCTCGGCCATGTTCGAGAAGGATAAGAAGAAAATGCTTGATGATGACTACATTAATGAGTTTAGGTTTAGAACAATGCACGATCAATCCATTGCATACATGGAAAAACCTGTGAACAGTGGAGACGAGCTTGTATCCACCATTAAATcagcttataatgattttgatttgtatatAGTTGGTAGAGGATATGATACCAAATCTCCATTGACCTCAGGGCTTTGTGATTGGAATGAATTCCCAGAGATTGGGCTGATTGGGGATACATTAATATCGGTGGATTCCTTAACGTCCGCCTCCGTTCTGGTTATGCAACAATCAGCTCCTAAGGCTACCCCTCGCCCTCCCCTTGTCTCCAAAAACAACATCAGCTGTGTCTCCAAAAAAACCGTATCTACGAATGCTCCGCGCTCTTCCAATCAACCTTTTGTTAATCATCAAATAACCCATGATTATTTatga